One part of the Mariniblastus fucicola genome encodes these proteins:
- the ruvB gene encoding Holliday junction branch migration DNA helicase RuvB, producing the protein MARDIILSNNPSPDDDDPHLRPKRLSEMVGQRDVINRLEIAIDAAKQREEVLGHILFDGPPGLGKTTFATVIPAEMGVPVDFLSGPTLKAPKDLVPSLTNLRPSQVLFIDEIHRIPKAVEEYLYTAMEDFRIDMILGDGINARTHTFKLKPFTLIGATTRAGMLTGPLRDRFQIREHLGFYSLQELTEIIRRNANKLKIEIDDDAAIEIAERSRSTPRVANNRLRWVRDYAQSRADGKITVAVANKALEVAEIDKLGLDRQDRQYLDTLMRICLGGPTGIETIAATMNTATDTLSDEVEPFLLRSELILRTPRGRVATAKAYDHMKLPPPQPKEGQESMF; encoded by the coding sequence ATGGCCCGCGACATCATTTTATCCAATAACCCGTCACCCGACGATGACGATCCGCACTTGCGCCCCAAACGGCTGTCCGAGATGGTCGGGCAGCGCGATGTTATCAATCGGCTTGAGATCGCGATCGACGCGGCCAAACAACGCGAAGAAGTCCTTGGACACATTCTTTTCGACGGCCCGCCCGGGCTTGGGAAGACGACCTTTGCGACGGTGATACCGGCTGAGATGGGCGTGCCGGTAGATTTCCTTTCCGGCCCCACGCTCAAGGCGCCCAAGGATCTCGTTCCCAGCTTGACCAACTTGCGCCCCAGTCAGGTTCTGTTCATCGACGAAATTCATCGCATCCCCAAAGCGGTCGAAGAGTATCTCTACACCGCGATGGAAGACTTTCGCATCGACATGATTCTGGGCGATGGCATCAACGCACGTACGCACACGTTCAAGCTCAAGCCATTCACGCTCATCGGCGCTACCACGCGAGCAGGAATGCTGACCGGTCCGTTGCGCGACCGTTTTCAGATCCGTGAACACCTGGGCTTTTATTCGCTGCAAGAACTCACAGAGATCATTCGCAGAAACGCCAACAAACTGAAGATTGAAATCGACGACGATGCCGCGATAGAGATCGCCGAGCGTTCTCGCAGCACGCCCCGCGTCGCTAATAACCGCTTGCGTTGGGTTCGTGACTACGCACAAAGCCGCGCCGACGGCAAGATCACGGTTGCTGTTGCCAACAAAGCTTTGGAAGTTGCCGAGATCGATAAGCTGGGGCTTGATCGACAGGATCGTCAGTACCTCGATACGCTGATGCGAATCTGCCTTGGCGGTCCGACCGGGATCGAGACGATCGCCGCGACGATGAACACCGCGACCGACACGCTGTCGGATGAAGTCGAACCATTTTTACTTCGCAGCGAACTGATTCTCCGCACGCCTCGCGGCAGAGTTGCGACTGCCAAAGCCTACGACCATATGAAGCTTCCGCCGCCGCAGCCCAAGGAAGGCCAGGAGTCAATGTTTTAG
- the fabD gene encoding ACP S-malonyltransferase: protein MSKIAFLFPGQGAQTVGMGKEAWEKFDTVKQLFAQASDIVGYSIQDVCFEGPKEKLDSTDISQPALFVTSMAAVEVLKETNPEAIESCAGVAGLSLGEYSALAFSGAISFEDGLRLVQKRGEAMQAAANACDSGMVSVLGLDAEKVEEVCNTARADGEVLQTANFLCPGNIAVSGNQASCDNVAAAAEAAGAMKVIPLAVAGAFHTPIMDPAVESLRVAVDATTFSNSNVPVYCNVDAKVHSQSDEFGPLLVKQICSPVRWHDSMNAMLADGYDEFYEVGTGRVLRGLLKRINRKLKTHGTLDSIQ, encoded by the coding sequence ATGAGTAAAATCGCGTTTTTGTTTCCCGGCCAGGGAGCCCAGACTGTCGGGATGGGAAAAGAGGCCTGGGAGAAATTTGACACCGTCAAACAGCTCTTTGCCCAGGCTTCAGACATCGTCGGCTATTCGATTCAGGATGTCTGTTTCGAAGGCCCGAAAGAGAAACTTGACTCGACCGACATCAGCCAACCCGCTCTGTTCGTCACCAGCATGGCGGCCGTTGAAGTACTCAAGGAAACCAACCCTGAGGCGATCGAATCCTGTGCCGGCGTCGCGGGATTGAGCCTCGGTGAGTACTCCGCGTTGGCGTTTTCTGGCGCGATCAGTTTCGAAGACGGTTTGCGGTTGGTGCAAAAACGTGGCGAAGCCATGCAAGCCGCGGCCAACGCTTGCGACAGCGGCATGGTTAGCGTGTTGGGGTTGGACGCTGAGAAAGTGGAAGAAGTTTGCAACACGGCTCGCGCCGATGGCGAAGTCCTGCAAACGGCCAACTTTCTTTGTCCCGGCAACATTGCGGTATCCGGCAACCAGGCTTCCTGCGACAACGTCGCCGCGGCAGCAGAAGCAGCGGGTGCGATGAAAGTTATTCCACTTGCTGTCGCCGGAGCATTTCATACACCCATCATGGATCCAGCCGTTGAGTCGCTTCGTGTGGCAGTCGATGCCACCACGTTTTCGAACTCGAACGTGCCGGTGTATTGCAACGTCGACGCCAAAGTACATTCGCAATCCGATGAATTCGGACCGCTGCTGGTCAAGCAAATTTGTTCGCCAGTTCGTTGGCACGACTCGATGAATGCGATGTTGGCCGATGGCTATGATGAGTTCTACGAAGTTGGAACGGGTCGCGTATTGCGTGGGCTGTTAAAGCGAATCAATCGAAAACTGAAAACACACGGAACGCTGGACTCCATCCAGTAA
- a CDS encoding helix-turn-helix domain-containing protein, giving the protein MAKTRKINNALLRIFDQSSSIVYLISDVLKLSYANEACAAWVGMELEFIVGTNLVYTSEPLEGKAEDAVKGLSIAPNLITAPDVVDSFSIQIFSNASSQLKVRSACVNAIYDHRGVLSGYLVVGSAEDADVPDANVRESIDLPAKLHNALVLVRQRHQKRFNLKRLVGTSAASDRVRRQLQSAADSDGDVLIVGPTGSGREHVARTVFAGSVADEIQNHDGGGDHAESESRLVPLHCSITDPSLVQSTMKELLIQKSTKATLLLIDVDLLDAGSQQELLGYLQLPGLSARMIATSSTRLIDSGTNFDPLLASRLSTLTIELPSLADRREDLPLLAQAILESRNDQQAKQFSGFTRQAIEMICEYDWPENFGQLSSAIEEATANASGSIIQVADFSETFQHTIKAQRFAAKEETKIQLDQYLQEIEEQLVDRAVAQAKGNKTKAAELLGISRAKLLRRLAMFEKDTSGEDELLDPSVFKEEPDEG; this is encoded by the coding sequence ATGGCGAAAACCAGAAAAATCAACAACGCGTTGCTGAGGATCTTCGATCAGTCCAGCTCGATCGTGTATTTGATCTCGGACGTTCTCAAACTGAGCTATGCCAACGAAGCTTGCGCCGCCTGGGTCGGAATGGAGCTGGAATTCATCGTCGGCACGAACCTGGTGTACACGTCTGAACCGCTTGAAGGAAAAGCCGAAGACGCCGTCAAGGGTTTGTCGATTGCTCCGAATCTGATCACGGCTCCCGACGTCGTTGATTCGTTTTCGATTCAGATCTTTTCGAACGCCAGCTCTCAACTGAAAGTTCGTTCTGCATGCGTCAACGCAATCTACGATCATCGCGGCGTGCTTTCGGGTTACCTGGTCGTCGGCAGCGCAGAAGATGCAGATGTTCCGGACGCAAACGTTCGCGAGTCAATTGACTTGCCCGCCAAACTTCACAACGCTTTGGTGCTGGTACGTCAACGACATCAAAAACGATTCAATCTCAAGCGGCTTGTGGGGACGTCCGCGGCGTCGGATCGCGTTCGACGTCAGTTGCAGTCAGCCGCCGACAGCGATGGAGACGTCCTGATTGTGGGGCCAACAGGTTCTGGCCGTGAGCACGTGGCGCGAACCGTTTTTGCTGGTTCGGTCGCGGACGAAATTCAAAATCACGATGGCGGCGGAGACCACGCTGAATCTGAATCGCGGCTCGTGCCACTGCACTGCTCAATCACGGACCCGTCGTTGGTTCAGTCGACGATGAAAGAGTTGCTAATTCAAAAATCGACCAAAGCGACATTGCTGCTGATCGACGTCGACTTGCTGGACGCCGGTTCACAACAGGAGTTGCTTGGCTATCTTCAGCTCCCCGGTTTGTCGGCGCGAATGATTGCAACTTCATCGACCAGGCTAATCGATTCCGGTACGAACTTCGATCCATTGCTGGCCAGTCGGCTTAGCACGTTGACAATTGAGCTTCCCTCGCTGGCCGATCGCCGCGAGGACCTGCCGTTGTTGGCTCAGGCAATTCTGGAATCGCGAAACGATCAGCAGGCCAAGCAGTTTTCCGGTTTCACGCGTCAAGCGATCGAGATGATTTGCGAGTACGACTGGCCTGAAAATTTCGGTCAGCTTTCGTCTGCGATCGAAGAAGCGACAGCCAATGCGAGCGGGAGCATCATTCAGGTGGCTGACTTTTCAGAAACGTTTCAGCACACGATCAAGGCGCAGCGATTCGCGGCGAAAGAGGAAACAAAGATTCAGCTGGATCAGTATCTGCAGGAGATTGAAGAACAGCTTGTCGATCGGGCCGTTGCTCAGGCCAAAGGCAACAAAACGAAAGCCGCGGAATTGCTCGGAATCAGCCGCGCAAAACTTTTGAGGCGTTTGGCCATGTTTGAAAAAGACACCAGCGGCGAAGATGAATTGCTCGATCCGTCCGTCTTCAAGGAGGAACCCGATGAAGGATAA